The sequence TTAAAAAGACTAGACTACCAAGTACCAACACCAGATCTGCAGTGTTCACAAAGTCACTTGAGACTGGTGGCCAAGCATTTTATGTTCAAGCTTCCACAGGCATATGACCTGAGCACAGACCAAATTGGCATTTActttcaaaaccaaaattagTTATCCACAGAAATTCATGTCAGTAAGGAGATGGACTCTCAGTTACATTGTAAGTTAAATAATGCAGAATCCCAAGCAAAATTGATCGCTGGATTAGGAGTCCATACACCTATCATTCGCAGAAATCAACTGCACATGAATCCTTGATCTATAAAGAGTTTCAAACACCTATAGGTGCTCTACCTGCACCAATACCAAAGATAACATGTGGAACTCATCCCAACCAATGCACTGGGCGGATTAAagagctaaaaaaaaaacacaaatccCAGATCCTTGTTTGTCATGCTAATCACTTGATTGAGTGGGACACTAATGGGCTAACCTGCAGAACTCAGATATATGCGGACAAATCTTTGGCGCTCCTCCAGATCTGATACCAAATGAATGATGCATTAGGAACAACTGACACTTTTAAGGAAAAGGTAATTTTTGAGGCAGTTAGATACGCATGaatgaatttatatatgatCTGTATATGAACACTTACCTGGATATTGACTATAGTCTAAAACATGAGGTGTCTGAGAATGGTAATTTGCTGCCATTTCACAGAAATGATTTGCTATGTCATAAGCAATAGGGTTGTAACTTGCATACTCATAATCCTGCAAAAATGAGCAAAATAATACCAGGAATATAAATCTATTCGTTAAAATATAGTTGTCTTACGTTTATTCTACCAcaaatctatttaatttttcaatgacACAGATAAGTCAATGAAGCCCGCGCTGCATTGCTCAAAACATGTATGCACATAACCATGGATGAAGTGCCAGGCTAGAGATGTGGACAACTTGCTTGCAATCCAGAAAACTCATTTTCAAGGCATTCAAAATTTTATGGGCGGTACAATTGTGATAATCAAACAGTATTGTAATCAAATATGCTTATCTCCcagttcattttttctttcaaaatccaagaaaatccCGTAGTTGTTAAACTCCACTGATCTAAAGGTTAATACAGGTCTTACTTTATAGATAAAAGGTACAAGAATAAATCCTATACAGGAACGAAGTAGTCTTGTGTTTATTAACTGGAGAGAAAGTGCAACAACAGCTGAGAACTGAGAGCCATAATGCAGAGTCCATAGGAAACTTACAATGAGAGTGAGTGATCTTGTCTCTTCGTCCATCATTATATTACCATATTGCAGGTCATTGTGACAAAATCCAACCTCTTGATAATCCTGTGACAACTCTTTCTCTAGCATACTAATTTCCATCCCAAGAGTATCCAAGCAAAAGTCCTGTGTGTCATGGGAGGAACACAAACTTTTGGCCACACAAAGCCAGTTTCTGAGGAAGGAACAGATAGGGTATTAGATATCTTCATATTTGAGAGGGAACTCTTAACTTGTTTGAAGTATTCTTTAAATTCTTATAATAGATATCAATACCTCAGTCTGTCCCAAATGAGTAAATTCTTTGGACCAGGCACAGGAAGATTGTGGAACTCTCTCATCTTAGCAGCTATGAGAGCAGAAATCTCAGGATCTCGTAGGTCAGCCGCTGATAGCGtctgaaaatcacaaaaaaaaaaaaaaaaaaaaggaaaaacagtcATAAAAAATGATCTTCTGCAAGGATAAGTAATGGGTGGGGTAATAGAACCGAGTCCTCAGTGCTGCTTTTCCCTAAAGCACTTAGCTTTGCAACATCTTTCTAAAGGTGCAAACTTCAAGTCAGAATTGAAGAAATTTAAAAAGGACTGAAATAACGGAGCAGGTGAATCTGACTTGAACCAGATACAGTTTCTCATATGCAATGCTTCTTGTTTAATTAAAATGTAAGTCAATTTACAAACTACAATGCTATATATGTCGGTTGAGGTTGGAAACCATAAACAAGGCTTATAAACGGCATACCCTGACCAATGCATAAATGGACAGTGCAAGATGGGAGGATCAGCACCTAATTGACGAAAACAGCTCCTATCCAACAATTAATCAAACTGGTTGCTATAAGATTGATAACGTTTGCTGTCATCTACATTAAAAGATATGGTACTGATGGGCATTATGAGGTCTATATTTAGTgtaattaattcaaattaattggATAAATTCTGACCAAAGGGACGAGCTTAAAGATTCTTGATTGATTGGGCTTTTCTTATCATAATATTatctacttatttttattatttttttttttaaaaagagttcaGACCCTAAAAGTCATTACTTAACAATCAGAAAAGGATGGCCAAGCCTTCTCAGCATAGTGCTTTAGACTTTTTACATCACTTTGCCCCCCAATGAATCGATTCTAAAGGTTCATTTACaatctataaataatttgtttaattaaataatagtgatTAAAGCAGGAACAATGAAGTCAACACAAGAAGATAATCATTCAAGCGCACATATCCTAACCATGTTCTCACAACTTAGcataatattcaaaacaaagcacaataatttctcaataacatatataatcataGGCTTCAAAAACATGATCAAGAAATATAATCATTCAGCATCTGAAATATACATACCCTGGCATGAATGAATTCCTCAACCCGCCCATCTGGAAACCGGCCGAGAAGGCGAGGCCCCTTCCCCTGCTTCGAAATGCACTCAAACGTCCTAATCTCATCATCCCTGTTGAAGAAAACCTCCACACCTTCGCCATAGACACGAACCAAGACCTTTCTACCAACCCCACTATTCTTTGCAGGCCAGTTTATCTGGTAAACCTCATTTGTCATTGCACCGTTCAATTTTATCACCTCCAACGCCTCCAAATCATCCATCACATCCCCCCAGTTAGCAGCGACCGATCGAAGTACTTTCTTTAGTTCCTCTGGAAGACGATCTTCGACAAAATCCCTTGTCGTTATGCCCATTGCGCTTCAATTCTATGAGCCAAAATTGTCGCAATGTTTAACCTGTAATACAGAAAATTACCATTTCTAAGCCATTTGTATCAAACGGAAAGGTTGTTTCGCATGGAGCTTAATCTCAACCTTAAGATTCAGCatcttgagaaaaatattgtttcatcaACCTTAAACAATAAAGCAACAAATCATGGAGaaagttcaaaagaaaagaataacaTGATGAAATGGAAGAACCCAGTACGAGAATATCTAGAGAACTCGAAAAAAAGATAATCGAAACAAAAGCAGAGTGGAATCGAAACTCACCAGAGAAGGTAGATGAAAAGGCTGTCCTTTGAAAGAACAGCTAGAGGAGTTTTGCAAGGGCGATGCTAGACTTGTTATGAGCTTTATCgaaacaacaaaatcaaattcaagCATGCACGTTGAAAGTTTTGCTGttgaaagaattaaaaaagaaaaagaacccGGAATCGACTATATTTTGGGATgtgattgtgaatttgtgagaGCAAGACCAAGAACGTGCTTTTCTTTCGTTGCGGCAGACAGcaatataatataagaaaatatttcaactgGATTATACTGCCACGCATTGTCTTTAGGAGCCATTGATATTACCAATATGGAGTTGCCACGTGTACGAGACCCAGTGCTTGTCAAATTGTGTTGGAGATTCTTGAACTGGTCTATACCCTACCGAACTGGAATTTGACCGTTTTCGAAACGCTAAAGTCAAGACCATTAAGTTCAAGTTCAAACTTCAATATATAAATCTGACGCCGAATTTGAAGACTTTTTTCGAgggtaaaaaaaattgaagacttTTAGAAAAGAGAGATTGTAATCTTATTTcgtatatctatttttttatttaaaacttttgcGGTGGTCAGGATAATGggttaaattgagatgagattaaagttgaaaattaaataaaatattattataatattatttttattttaaaatttaaaaaagttgaatagtttattatatgttttgttatatatcagtcactattcatccAACACTCTATCTATACTTGATAGCTTTTTTTCTATAGAGAGTAGGGTGTGTAGTAGTGAATAGTGATGaatgagaagaattattctttattatatatattttgtttaaaagtttacgAAAATcataatgataatataatatgagaaaatatgagttagagagtatttttttaatccaaacaaggccACTAAAAATAGTAAGAAAGCATTCTAATATCTATAACtgaagagtaatgttaggtataaaAATTAAGTGTACAAGTCTTGcacaaatcttttataaaattcgaaatttgtatatttaagaGTTATAAATCATTACTCAAAGgtaattcatgtattttttttcctttttcaaggACTGTTTTTCCCATAGCTTTGATAACATGGATTCGAAgataatggattttttttttttttaaaggtataATGGATGCATATTAATTGTGCTGTTATGAGATGCATGCATGTCTATATTTAAAGGGTCTGAAACTGAACCCAAATATTGTCCTTAATTAAGGTTTTAAGTTAAATTTAGGTGATTATTGGGAAATTTTGTAGGGAGGATTTACTAAAAATAAAGGCCTTCCTTTGatgaaagaagaagataaacaGATAAagccaaatatatattatgcatacatacatatatatatatatatatatattatatgatcacTACCCATTTATTACTTACAtgcatttgaaaattttttatttttttatcattttcttttaagaatgtttttaacatccttaatcattaagaaaaaaaattaaatatatataattttactaatagtcacttttttaaccattaagtaaaataaaaaaaaattaaaaaaattaaatacaaaaaaaataataaataagtaatagtCGGATACTAATcctatcattttcatatatatatatatatatatatatgtatatgtatatatatatatatatatatatatattatcaagaACAAAATCCAATGTCTCATTAATGCATGCAGCTTCTTCTTCCAAATACATACAGTCACATGCACTACGTGGCCATAACTGCATGCATTCAAAGCAAGGTGGCCAACAGCATAAAGCTAGCATATACGTTATTTAAGAACCTTGTATTCAAGAAGTACTCAACATAAGCCccttttttgaaatttcatttctccaattacttataattttatgcataatattatatgtattgatTAGTAATTTCGTCTTatcagtattttcttttttaatttaaaatttaaattttatgttttaagattttcaCCCTTTTCAATAATTGATACATTAGCACGTGTGATTATGCATGATAGACTTTTAATACTTCAAAATTCTAGATGGGATTCCTTGTTTACTTGTTTGGATGTAGAAAGTtgaggattttattttttctttttttttttctaatgaataGTGAAGAAATAGAGTAGAGATAGAAGTTTTATTGgcttttgtgaaaatatgaggcatattt comes from Juglans microcarpa x Juglans regia isolate MS1-56 chromosome 8S, Jm3101_v1.0, whole genome shotgun sequence and encodes:
- the LOC121244995 gene encoding probable choline kinase 2 isoform X3; its protein translation is MGITTRDFVEDRLPEELKKVLRSVAANWGDVMDDLEALEVIKLNGAMTNEVYQINWPAKNSGVGRKVLVRVYGEGVEVFFNRDDEIRTFECISKQGKGPRLLGRFPDGRVEEFIHARTLSAADLRDPEISALIAAKMREFHNLPVPGPKNLLIWDRLRNWLCVAKSLCSSHDTQDFCLDTLGMEISMLEKELSQDYQEVGFCHNDLQYGNIMMDEETRSLTLIDYEYASYNPIAYDIANHFCEMAANYHSQTPHVLDYSQYPDLEERQRFVRIYLSSAGRAPIGV
- the LOC121244995 gene encoding probable choline kinase 1 isoform X1 gives rise to the protein MGITTRDFVEDRLPEELKKVLRSVAANWGDVMDDLEALEVIKLNGAMTNEVYQINWPAKNSGVGRKVLVRVYGEGVEVFFNRDDEIRTFECISKQGKGPRLLGRFPDGRVEEFIHARTLSAADLRDPEISALIAAKMREFHNLPVPGPKNLLIWDRLRNWLCVAKSLCSSHDTQDFCLDTLGMEISMLEKELSQDYQEVGFCHNDLQYGNIMMDEETRSLTLIDYEYASYNPIAYDIANHFCEMAANYHSQTPHVLDYSQYPDLEERQRFVRIYLSSAGNQPSDAKVEQFVQDVEKYTLANHLFWGLWGIISAYVNKINFDYKEYARQRFGQYWLRKPALLGSSGKPQEDI
- the LOC121244995 gene encoding probable choline kinase 2 isoform X2 — protein: MGITTRDFVEDRLPEELKKVLRSVAANWGDVMDDLEALEVIKLNGAMTNEVYQINWPAKNSGVGRKVLVRVYGEGVEVFFNRDDEIRTFECISKQGKGPRLLGRFPDGRVEEFIHARTLSAADLRDPEISALIAAKMREFHNLPVPGPKNLLIWDRLRNWLCVAKSLCSSHDTQDFCLDTLGMEISMLEKELSQDYQEVGFCHNDLQYGNIMMDEETRSLTLIDYEYASYNPIAYDIANHFCEMAANYHSQTPHVLDYSQYPDLEERQRFVRIYLSSAGVWTPNPAINFAWDSALFNLQCHMPVEA